Proteins encoded by one window of Macaca mulatta isolate MMU2019108-1 chromosome 10, T2T-MMU8v2.0, whole genome shotgun sequence:
- the NEURL2 gene encoding neuralized-like protein 2 isoform X1 — protein MAAASEPVDSGALWGPARPEPPPTRFHWVHGDNIRVDPSGTRATRVESFAHGVCFSREPLAPGQVFLVEIEEKELGWCGHLRLGLTALDPASLAPVPEFSLPDLVNLGHTWVFAITRHHNRVPREGRPEAEAAAPSRPPTLLVEPYLRIEQFRIPRDRLVGRSRPGLYSHLLDQLYELNVLPPTARRSRLGVLFCPRPDGTADMHIIINGEDMGPSARGLPAAQPLYAVVDVFASTKSVRLVQLEYGFFFPQCRPCRLCAA, from the exons ATGGCTGCTGCCTCCGAGCCCGTGGATTCGGGTGCACTCTGGGGACCTGCGCGCCCGGAGCCCCCTCCCACCCGCTTCCATTGGGTGCACGGTGACAACATCCGCGTGGACCCCTCTGGGACGCGGGCCACACGCGTGGAGAGCTTCGCCCACGGCGTGTGCTTCAGCCGTGAGCCCCTGGCCCCGGGCCAAGTCTTCCTGGTCGAGATCGAAGAGAAAGAGCTGGGCTGGTGCGGACATCTGCGTCTCGGTCTGACGGCGCTGGACCCCGCCAGTCTGGCCCCCGTTCCCGAGTTTTCTCTGCCCGACCTAGTCAACCTGGGCCACACCTGGGTCTTCGCCATCACGCGCCACCACAACCGCGTGCCCCGGGAGGGCCgcccggaggccgaggcagcggCCCCCAGCCGACCTCCAACCCTCCTGGTGGAACCATATCTGCGCATTGAGCAGTTTCGCATTCCCCGGGACCGCCTGGTGGGCCGCAGTCGGCCAGGGCTCTACAGCCATCTCTTGGACCAGCTCTATGAGCTGAACGTGCTGCCTCCGACGGCGCGCCGTAGCCGCCTGGGCGTCCTCTTCTGCCCGCGCCCCGATGGCACGGCCGACATGCACATCATCATCAACGGCGAGGACATGGGCCCCAGCGCCCGGGGGCTGCCAGCTGCGCAGCCCCTCTACGCGGTGGTGGACGTGTTTGCTTCCACCAAGAGCGTGCGCCTTGTCCAGCTCGAGTATGGCT TCTTCTTCCCACAGTGCCGTCCCTGCAGACTCTGTGCCGCCTAG
- the NEURL2 gene encoding neuralized-like protein 2, producing MAAASEPVDSGALWGPARPEPPPTRFHWVHGDNIRVDPSGTRATRVESFAHGVCFSREPLAPGQVFLVEIEEKELGWCGHLRLGLTALDPASLAPVPEFSLPDLVNLGHTWVFAITRHHNRVPREGRPEAEAAAPSRPPTLLVEPYLRIEQFRIPRDRLVGRSRPGLYSHLLDQLYELNVLPPTARRSRLGVLFCPRPDGTADMHIIINGEDMGPSARGLPAAQPLYAVVDVFASTKSVRLVQLEYGLPSLQTLCRLVIQRSMVHRLAIDGLHLPKELKDFCKYE from the exons ATGGCTGCTGCCTCCGAGCCCGTGGATTCGGGTGCACTCTGGGGACCTGCGCGCCCGGAGCCCCCTCCCACCCGCTTCCATTGGGTGCACGGTGACAACATCCGCGTGGACCCCTCTGGGACGCGGGCCACACGCGTGGAGAGCTTCGCCCACGGCGTGTGCTTCAGCCGTGAGCCCCTGGCCCCGGGCCAAGTCTTCCTGGTCGAGATCGAAGAGAAAGAGCTGGGCTGGTGCGGACATCTGCGTCTCGGTCTGACGGCGCTGGACCCCGCCAGTCTGGCCCCCGTTCCCGAGTTTTCTCTGCCCGACCTAGTCAACCTGGGCCACACCTGGGTCTTCGCCATCACGCGCCACCACAACCGCGTGCCCCGGGAGGGCCgcccggaggccgaggcagcggCCCCCAGCCGACCTCCAACCCTCCTGGTGGAACCATATCTGCGCATTGAGCAGTTTCGCATTCCCCGGGACCGCCTGGTGGGCCGCAGTCGGCCAGGGCTCTACAGCCATCTCTTGGACCAGCTCTATGAGCTGAACGTGCTGCCTCCGACGGCGCGCCGTAGCCGCCTGGGCGTCCTCTTCTGCCCGCGCCCCGATGGCACGGCCGACATGCACATCATCATCAACGGCGAGGACATGGGCCCCAGCGCCCGGGGGCTGCCAGCTGCGCAGCCCCTCTACGCGGTGGTGGACGTGTTTGCTTCCACCAAGAGCGTGCGCCTTGTCCAGCTCGAGTATGGCT TGCCGTCCCTGCAGACTCTGTGCCGCCTAGTGATACAGAGAAGCATGGTGCACCGGCTGGCCATTGATGGGCTCCACCTGCCCAAAGAACTTAAGGATTTCTGCAAGTATGAGTGA
- the SPATA25 gene encoding spermatogenesis-associated protein 25 (The RefSeq protein has 2 substitutions compared to this genomic sequence), protein MSYFRTPQTHPGPLPSGQGGTASPGLSLGLCSPIEPVVVASGGTGPLSQKAEQVAPAAQAWGPALAMPQARGCPGGTSWETLRKEYSRNCHKFPHVRQPESLGWDNGYSRSRAPNLGGPSRPRPLMLCGLSPRVLPVPSEAVGKEASSQPDICILTLAMMIAGIPTVPVPGVREEDLIWAAQAFMMAHPEPEGAVEGARWEQAHAHTASGKTPLVRSKRGQPSGSCL, encoded by the exons ATGTCCTACTTCAGGACTCCACAAACTCATCCAGGTCCTCTGCCTTCTGGCCAAG GTGGGACTGCTTCTCCAGGCCTGTCCCTTGGCCTCTGTAGTCCTATAGAGCCAGTGGTGGTGGCCTCTGGAGGAACAGGCCCACTGAGCCAGAAAGCTGAGCAGGTGGCACCTGCTGCCCAGGCCTGGGGCCCAGCCCTGGCAATGCCACAAGCCAGGGGCTGCCCTGGGGGGACTAGCTGGGAGACACTACGGAAGGAATACAGCCGAAACTGCCACAAATTCCCGCATGTGAGGCAGCCGGAGAGCTTGGGCTGGGACAATGGCTACTCCAGAAGCAGAGCCCCCGACCTGGGTGGCCCCAGCAGGCCTAGGCCCCTGATGCTGTGTGGGCTGTCACCAAGGGTTCTACCGGTACCCTCTGAGGCAGTGGGGAAGGAGGCCAGCTCCCAGCCTGACATCTGCATCCTCACCCTCGCTATGATGATCGCTGGCATCCCCACCGTGCCCGTCCCAGGCGTTCGGGAAGAGGACCTGATCTGGGCTGCTCAAGCTTTCATGATGGCCCATCCGGAGCCAGAGGGTGCTGTGGAGGGGGCGCGGTGGGAGCAGGCGCATGCCCACACAGCCTCTGGGAAGATGCCGCTAGTGAGATCTAAGAGGGGCCAGCCTTCTGGCTCCTGCTTGTAG
- the CTSA gene encoding lysosomal protective protein isoform X1, whose amino-acid sequence MIRAAPPLLFLLLLLVSWAPRGEAAPDQDEIQRLPGLAKQPSFRQYSGYLKGSGSKHLHYWFVESQKDPENSPVVLWLNGGPGCSSLDGLLTEHGPFLVQPDGVTLEYNPYSWNLIANVLYLESPAGVGFSYSDDKFYATNDTEVAQSNFEALQDFFHLFPEYKNNKLFLTGESYAGIYIPTLAVLVMQDPSMNLQGLAVGNGLSSYEQNDNSLVYFAYYHGLLGNRLWSSLQTHCCSQNKCNFYDNKDPECVTNLQEVARIVGNSGLNIYNLYAPCAGGVPSHFRYEKDTVVVQDLGNIFTRLPLKRTWHQALLRSGDKVRMDPPCTNTTAASTYLNNPYVRKALHIPEQLPQWDMCNFLVNLQYRRLYRSMNSQYLKLLSSQKYQILLYNGDVDMACNFMGDEWFVDSLNQKMEVQRRPWLVKYGDSGEQIAGFVKEFSHIAFLTIKGAGHMVPTDKPLAAFTMFSRFLNKQPY is encoded by the exons ATGATCCGAGCCGCGCCGCCGCTGctgttcctgctgctgctgctagtgTCCTGGGCGCCCCGAGGCGAGGCAGCCCCGGACCAGGACGAGATCCAGCGCCTCCCCGGGCTGGCCAAGCAGCCGTCCTTCCGCCAGTACTCCGGCTACCTCAAAGGCTCCGGCTCCAAGCACCTCCACTACTG GTTTGTGGAGTCCCAGAAGGATCCCGAGAACAGCCCTGTGGTGCTTTGGCTCAATGGGGGTCCCGGCTGCAGCTCCCTAGATGGGCTCCTCACAGAGCATGGCCCCTTCCTG GTCCAGCCAGATGGTGTCACCCTGGAGTACAACCCCTATTCTTGGAATCTG ATTGCTAATGTGTTATACCTGGAGTCCCCAGCTGGGGTGGGCTTCTCCTACTCTGATGACAAGTTTTATGCAACTAATGACACTGAG GTCGCCCAGAGCAATTTTGAGGCCCTTCAAGATTTCTTCCACCTCTTTCCGGAGTATAAGAACAACAAACTTTTCCTGACCGGGGAGAGCTATGCTGGCATCTACATCCCCACCCTGGCCGTGCTGGTCATGCAGGACCCCAGCATGAACCTTCAG GGGCTGGCTGTGGGCAATGGACTCTCCTCCTATGAGCAGAATGACAACTCCCTGGTCTACTTTGCCTACTACCATGGCCTTCTGGGGAACAG GCTTTGGTCTTCTCTCCAGACCCACTGCTGCTCTCAAAACAAGTGTAACTTCTATGACAACAAAGACCCGGAATGCGTGACCAAT CTTCAGGAAGTGGCCCGCATCGTGGGCAACTCTGGCCTCAACATCTACAACCTCTATGCCCCTTGTGCTGGAGGGGTGCCCAGCCATTTTAG GTATGAGAAGGACACTGTTGTGGTCCAGGATTTGGGCAACATCTTCACTCGCCTGCCACTCAAGCGGACGTGGCATCAG GCATTGCTGCGCTCAGGGGACAAAGTGCGCATGGACCCCCCCTGCACCAACACGACAGCTGCTTCCACCTACCTCAACAACCCGTACGTGCGGAAGGCCCTCCACATCCCGGAACAGCTGCCGCAATGGGACATGTGCAA CTTTCTGGTAAACTTACAGTACCGCCGTCTCTACCGAAGCATGAACTCCCAGTATCTGAAGCTGCTTAGTTCACAG AAATACCAGATCCTGTTATATAATGGAGATGTAGACATGGCCTGCAATTTCATGGGGGATGAGTGGTTTGTGGATTCCCTCAACCAGAAG ATGGAGGTGCAGCGCAGGCCCTGGTTAGTGAAGTATGGGGACAGCGGGGAGCAGATTGCCGGTTTCGTGAAGGAGTTCTCCCACATCGCCTTTCTCACGATCAAG GGTGCCGGCCACATGGTTCCCACCGACAAGCCCCTCGCTGCCTTCACCATGTTCTCCCGCTTCCTGAACAAGCAGCCATACTGA